One genomic window of Actinoalloteichus hoggarensis includes the following:
- a CDS encoding DUF6104 family protein — translation MYFTDRGIEELEERRGDESVTLSWVADRLRAFVDGNPEFEDAVERLATYLARDDSDDED, via the coding sequence TTGTACTTCACCGACAGAGGCATCGAAGAACTCGAGGAGCGTCGCGGCGACGAGTCGGTCACCCTGTCCTGGGTCGCCGACCGCCTGCGAGCCTTCGTGGACGGCAATCCCGAGTTCGAGGACGCCGTCGAGCGGCTGGCCACCTACCTGGCCCGCGACGACTCCGACGACGAGGACTGA